A part of Phaenicophaeus curvirostris isolate KB17595 chromosome 29, BPBGC_Pcur_1.0, whole genome shotgun sequence genomic DNA contains:
- the HJV gene encoding hemojuvelin — protein sequence MDLPGWHSGQSWVTRTNQPTCPGKELPALGATSAAEGELPNEGGRSQRVSSPPGAAWIGMGKPACSKSPRQLENPSFFLRALLLLLFCRHVSSQCKIRRCNSEYVAATLNLRRSDRNAVYCNALRSYSHCTRKIARTCRGNLAYHSAVHGIEDLMIQNNCSKEGPTLPPRPRPLAPNHQGFESLFMCNYEKSFLYKHGRLPRYQHCATFGDPHIRTFHDDFHTCQVEGSWPLLDNDYLFVQATSSPVVNGSSATVTSKLTIIFKNMKECIDQKVYQAEIDNLPAAFEDGSVNGGERPGGSSLTIRDLNPRRHVMIRAEYIGTTIVIRQAGRQLSFSIRAAEEVARAFTEEQDLQLCVDGCPRSQRLSRSQCCRGRTTPEAARALCKEKLPVEDVYFQSCVFDVVTSGDANFTIVARGALEDARDFLPNTSKLHIFQAGAGCSRVSSSFLLLILLLLLPTCLPAVLLHF from the exons GGGAGCTGCCGAATGAAGGCGGGAGAAGCCAGCGGGTGAGCAGCCCCCCAGGAGCTGCATGGATTGGAATGGGGAAACCTGCCTGCAGTAAGAGCCCAAGGCAGCTGGAAAACCCCAGCTTCTTCCTCCgagctctcctcctcctcctcttctgcaggcatG TTTCTTCCCAGTGCAAGATCCGTCGCTGCAACTCCGAGTACGTGGCTGCCACCCTCAACCTGCGCCGCTCCGACCGCAACGCCGTGTACTGCAACGCCCTCCGCTCCTACTCCCACTGCACCCGCAAGATCGCTCGCACGTGCCGAGGGAACCTGGCTTATCACTCGGCCGTCCACGGCATCGAGGACCTCATGATCCAGAACAACTGCTCCAAGGAGGGTCCCACCTtgccgccccggccccggcccctgGCTCCCAACCACCAAGGCTTTGAGTCTCTCTTCATGTGCAACTACGAGAAGAGTTTCCTCTACAAGCACGGCCGGCTGCCCCGCTACCAGCACTGCGCCACATTCGGGGACCCCCATATCCGCACTTTCCATGATGATTTCCACACGTGCCAGGTGGAGGGGTCCTGGCCTCTCTTGGACAATGACTACTTGTTTGTGCAAGCAACCAGTTCTCCGGTGGTGAACGGGTCCAGCGCTACAGTCACTAGCAAG ctcaccATCATCTTCAAGAACATGAAGGAATGCATCGACCAGAAGGTTTACCAGGCTGAGATAGACAACCTCCCGGCAGCCTTCGAGGACGGCTCGGTGAACGGCGGCGAGAGGCCCGGCGGGAGCAGCTTGACTATCCGGGATCTCAACCCCCGGCGGCACGTGATGATCCGTGCGGAATACATTGGCACCACCATCGTCATCCGCCAGGCCGGCCGCCagctctccttctccatccGCGCGGCCGAGGAGGTGGCGCGAGCCTTCACGGAGGAGCAGGACCTGCAGCTCTGCGTGGACGGCTGCCCCCGCAGCCAGCGCCTCTCCCGCAGCCAGTGCTGCCGCGGCCGCACGACGCCCGAGGCGGCTCGCGCGCTCTGCAAGGAGAAGCTGCCCGTGGAGGACGTCTACTTCCAGTCGTGCGTTTTCGACGTGGTGACCTCGGGGGATGCCAACTTCACCATCGTGGCTCGCGGGGCCCTGGAAGATGCCAGGGACTTCCTCCCCAACACTTCAAAACTGCACATCTTCCAGGCTGGGGCAGGCTGCTCACGtgtctcttcttccttcctcctcctcatcctcctcctcctcctccccacttGCCTTCCGGCTGTTTTGTTGCACTTTTAA